A window of the Halichoerus grypus chromosome 2, mHalGry1.hap1.1, whole genome shotgun sequence genome harbors these coding sequences:
- the GSDMB gene encoding LOW QUALITY PROTEIN: gasdermin-B (The sequence of the model RefSeq protein was modified relative to this genomic sequence to represent the inferred CDS: deleted 3 bases in 2 codons; substituted 3 bases at 3 genomic stop codons), with product MWSIFEEITRVVVQEMDAGGDMIAVRSILDADRFHCCSLVRGRRNFWGHQYHRTDLTLEDILERGKGKGLFDKLGSGPQGQKAEFQVLDMVDSKGMLTVKLPKEITPVGAFHRSHXQRVKILEPRIPQQYLDSLEHRELRRRLPTVLQSIRSMRADLYLVTEILETARKGTVRSERLCTLWSWVNGVLGYQVKQLIFPSLGRMRKSLSLEDFRNMKEKEQDMVRGLXDLTEKEQKDVLSCLRGQLPLSAKVFEVLISGSRHLEMEGLVGLLISSLFNAAGFLVKAHTESILDVLDALITSEEQHLVAEALEKGTLPLLKDQVRSVLEQNWSEQPHDVGWDPDAXLLCALYVALSLLLQLGEKPTSVPS from the exons ATGTGGAGCATATTTGAGGAAATCACAAGAGTTGTGGTCCAAGAGATGGATGCTGGAGGGGATATGATTGCTGTCAGAAGCATCCTTGACGCTGACAGATTTCACTGCTGCTCTCTGGTGAGGGGGAGGAGAAATTTCTGGGGGCACCAGTACCACAGGACAGACCTCACCCTGGAGGACATactggagagagggaagggcaaagggcTGTTTGATAAGCTGGGTTCTGGGCCCCAAGGTCA AAAGGCTGAGTTCCAAGTTCTGGACATGGTAGACTCAAAGGGAATGTTGACAGTGAAATTGCCCAAAGAAATAACACCTGTAGGGGCCTTCCACAGGTCCCACTAGCAGAGAGTCAAGATATTGGAGCCCCGGATACCCCAACAATATCTGGATTCTCTCGAGCACCGGGAG CTGaggagaagactccccactgtgtTGCAATCAATCCGGAGCATGAGAGCAGACCTGTATCTGGTGACAGAGATTCTGGAGACGGCAAGGAAGGGAACCGTGAGAAGTGAACGGCTGTGTACGTTGTGGAGCTGGGTGAAC GGGGTCCTGGGCTATCAAGTAAAGCAGCTCATCTTCCCCAGCCTGGGAAGAATGA GGAAGTCCTTGAGTTTAGAGGATTTCAGAAACatgaaggagaaggagcaggacaTGGTGAGAGGCCTGTAGGATCTGACTGAGAAGGAACAAAAAGATGTGCTAAGCTGCCTCAGAGGGCAGTTGCCACTCTCTGCTAAA GTGTTTGaggtcctgatctctgggtcTAGA CATCTAGAGATGGAGGGTCTAGTGGGTCTTCTCATAAGTAGCCTTTTCAATGCTGCTGGGTTCTTGGTAAAGGCACATACAGAATCCATTCTGGATGTCCTGGATGCTTTGATTA CGTCTGAGGAGCAGCACCTTGTGGCTGAGGCCCTAGAGAAGGGGACCCTGCCTCTGTTGAAGGACCAGGTAA GATCTGTCCTGGAGCAGAACTGGAGTGAGCAGCCCCATGATGTGGGCTGGGACCCCGACGCATGACTTCTCTGTGCCCTC TATgttgctctctccctcctgctgcaGCTGGGTGAGAAGCCGACCTCAGTGCCTTCCTAA
- the ORMDL3 gene encoding ORM1-like protein 3: MNVGTAHSEVNPNTRVMNSRGIWLSYVLAIGLLHVVLLSIPFVSVPVVWTLTNLIHNMGMYIFLHTVKGTPFETPDQGKARLLTHWEQMDYGVQFTASRKFLTITPIVLYFLTSFYTKYDQIHFILNTVSLMSVLIPKLPQLHGVRIFGINKY; the protein is encoded by the exons ATGAATGTAGGCACGGCGCACAGTGAGGTGAACCCCAACACGCGGGTGATGAACAGCCGCGGCATCTGGCTGTCCTACGTGCTGGCCATCGGGCTTCTCCATGTCGTGCTGCTCAGCATCCCCTTTGTCAGCGTCCCTGTTGTCTGGACCCTCACCAACCTCATCCACAACATG GGCATGTACATCTTCCTGCACACGGTGAAGGGGACACCCTTCGAGACTCCGGACCAGGGCAAGGCGAGGTTGCTAACCCACTGGGAGCAGATGGACTATGGGGTCCAGTTCACAGCGTCTCGGAAGTTCTTAACCATCACACCCATTGTGCT GTACTTCCTCACCAGCTTCTATACCAAGTATGACCAGATCCATTTCATCCTCAACACTGTGTCCTTGATGAGTGTGCTCATCCCCAAGCTGCCCCAACTCCACGGAGTCCGGATTTTTGGAATCAATAAGTACTGA
- the LRRC3C gene encoding leucine-rich repeat-containing protein 3C: MTSASFVSYFTPGLCQSSAMLPPAGPLLSLLLVIGTCGTEPRPRGPPQGCYVAEEAGERTFRCSQAGLSALPTGIPNDTRKLYLDANRLASVPAGAFQHLPVLEELDLSHNVLAHLSGAAFRGLAGTLRRLDLSANRLASVPVEAFVGLQVQVNLSANPWRCDCALREVLRQVRLTPGPGTGIVCGPGARPDLVGQEFLPLAGEEELCGAGRAGAQRSTDVALLVTMGGWLVLVGAYLAHYVWQNREEPRRPLKRAPVLPGRSEDSSTLSTVV, translated from the exons ATGACCTCAGCCTCCTTTGT CTCCTACTTCACTCCAGGACTATGCCAATCTTCAGCCATGCTCCCACCAGCCGGTCCCCTGCTGTCTCTCCTGCTGGTGATAGGCACATGTGGCACGGAGCCCAGGCCCCGGGGCCCTCCTCAGGGCTGCTACGTGGCCGAAGAAGCTGGTGAGCGGACATTCCGTTGCAGCCAGGCGGGCCTGAGTGCGCTGCCCACCGGCATCCCCAACGACACACGCAAGCTCTACCTGGACGCCAACCGGCTGGCCTCGGTGCCGGCAGGAGCCTTCCAGCACCTTCCTGTCCTGGAGGAGCTGGATCTGTCCCATAACGTCCTCGCCCACCTCTCGGGGGCCGCGTTCCGGGGCCTGGCGGGCACGCTGCGCCGCCTCGACCTCTCTGCCAACCGGCTGGCCTCGGTGCCCGTAGAGGCCTTCGTGGGCCTGCAGGTCCAAGTGAATCTGTCCGCCAACCCATGGCGCTGTGACTGTGCCCTGCGAGAGGTGCTCAGGCAGGTGAGGCTGACACCGGGCCCTGGAACAGGCATCGTGTGCGGCCCCGGAGCCCGCCCCGACCTCGTGGGGCAGGAGTTCCTGCCTCTGGCGGGCGAGGAGGAGCtgtgcggggcggggcgggccggggccCAGCGGAGCACTGATGTGGCCCTGCTGGTCACCATGGGGGGCTGGCTGGTGCTCGTGGGGGCTTACCTGGCCCACTACGTGTGGCAGAACCGGGAGGAGCCCCGACGTCCCCTCAAGCGGGCCCCGGTGCTGCCCGGGCGCTCCGAGGACTCCTCCACCCTCAGCACAGTGGTCTGA